One genomic segment of Candidatus Ozemobacteraceae bacterium includes these proteins:
- a CDS encoding NfeD family protein has product FVLKEAMTTEAGFVAVDGHAFDNLLHMEGTTVSPCRPAGIVRIGPDKYDVTSDGDFIERGKPVTVIAVDGTKIVVREVRE; this is encoded by the coding sequence GGTTCGTCCTCAAAGAAGCGATGACGACCGAAGCCGGCTTCGTGGCCGTCGACGGTCACGCGTTCGACAATCTTCTCCACATGGAAGGCACGACGGTTTCGCCGTGCCGCCCGGCCGGCATCGTCAGGATCGGCCCGGACAAATACGACGTGACATCCGACGGCGACTTCATCGAGCGGGGAAAACCGGTCACGGTCATCGCCGTCGACGGAACGAAGATCGTCGTCCGGGAAGTCAGGGAATAA